TACCATGCCGTTGATGGAGTATTCGGTATAGTAATTTCGTTTTTTGGGGAAAATAAAGTGACCATAAGCATCGCGGTAGCCTGTTTGTGAAAAAGCTCCGTAAATACTACCATAACGGTTGCCCTTTTTTTGAGAAAGCTTTGCCGCGGTGATTTCTTTTCCGTTTTTATCGAGATACAGCATTTGGAAATGTTTTCGGTGCCAAACCGGAGCTTTCTTTGAAGAAGAAACTGCTGTTGTGGTTTTTACACTCGCCATTCCAAAAGGAGCCCGGTTTCTCTGTTCTTTCAACCAGGCCGCCATGAAAACAGTATTTTCAGGATGGGTAGCCGGAGTTTCGGAGAATCCGTAAATTTTTTTCAGGAAGATCTTCCACTGATGGTCCTCTAAAATCAGTTCGGTATATTGTCCGGATTGTGTACAGACATGTTGCTCGATAACACTTCTGCTGTAATCGGTAACCGGTTTGGTGTGAATAAAATAGCGATAGTGAACGGCCGTGTCCACAGCACTGACGGTACTGTCGACCACGCCAAGCCAGGCATTGGCAATTCCGTTGGCATTGCTCAGATACCGGAAGGATTTTACACCGTAAGCTTCAGGTTGGGTTTCATTAAAAAATGGGGTATGGGTTAAGCGTTTCAAAACCGGATTGTGGTGTTGATAATCGTACAGGAATAAGTCGTATTGATGAGAGAAAAAAGGTTCTCCTTCTTTTAATTTAATGTCCAGCGTGTCGTGAATACGGTCGGAACTGAACAAAATTTGCCGGTCGTGGTTGATAAAAACCGGATGCTGATCGTCAGCTTTATCGTTCGTGATTTTTTCAAAAGAGCGGGCTGCCACATTAAAGACAAAGATATCGGAACTGCCGTTTTGAATGGCTGACATCACCAGCAGCCGGCCGTCTTCCGAATAGGAAAGACTTAAAACTTTTTGAACATCCGTTAACAAAAGTTTGGTTATCCGCTTTTTGCGGATGTCATAAAAATAGAGCCAGGGGAGACCTTTTACTTCGATGACAAAAGTAAGTATTTGTCCGCTGGGGTGCCAGGCCAGCAACGGATAGTGCCAGTCAACCGGGGTTTCGATAACCTGTCCTTTTTTAAAAATTGTACGGCTTTTCCGGCTCCGGTAATCATAAAGAGTGATTCTGTATTTCCCTGACAAATTCCGGATATAAGCCAGTTTGGTTCCGGTAGGATTGGGTACCGGCTGTAACAGCCGGTCCATGCTTTTTCTTTTTACCGGCAGGTTTCCGGAAGGGAGAGAAGCTTTGTTCTCAAAAGCCTGGTATTGTTTTTTGTAATAGTCAAACCATTCTTTCCGGACAACTTTGTATTTTACTCCGAGAACATTTCTGAAACCTTTATTCAGTCCACCGGCAATGGTGGTCATCCGGATAATATTATTTACGGTGGTTTTTCCATATTTGGCAGCGATAAAACGCCAGAAAGAAAATCCGGCACATTCAGCATCTGCTTTTTCCAATTCGTCTATTTGTTTGTAGAAACCGCTTAAGATCCCATCACGTAACAGGTTGTCATATTTTGTATTCCAGGATTCGGAAAGATAAGCTACATAACCTTTCTCGAACCATTCGGGGACATCTACTTTCGAGCTGATGGTGAGCATTTGGCTTACTGCGCCTTGCGATGCAATAGCCATTTGATTGTACAAAATGCCGGCGATTCCTTTTTTAATCTGATTTTCGAAGTTGGTGTGATCGCCATTGAAATAGAGCAGGATTTTATATTGCAGAACCGTGTTGAGACCACCTTCTTCAGTACCTTCTCCGTCATGAACCAGACCGATGTTGGTTTGTTTCATGTCGTTTAAAGTATTGAATACGATAAACCGGACTTTCCGGTTCAGGTCTATCCCGGTTTTGCTTTCCATTTTGGGAATTTCGTCAGCAGCGTATTCCGAAACGAAATTTGCCAACGGACGTCCGTTGCGATAAAAATAGATGTCAAAATCCGGAAATTTGTAATAAGTCCACAAAAATTGCTTGTATTGCACCCGGTTTTTCCCAAAAGTCATGTTCGACCCATTGTAAAACTGTGCCTGTAAGGGAAAAAACAAAGAACTCAGCAGAAGAGTCATTAACACTTTTCTGCTGAACTGTTGCAGGTTATCTATTTTTCCCGGTTTTAGCATAGATGACAGAGAATCTGACGTGCTAAAATAGGATATTTTTTCTACGTTGCAGCAGAATCCTGTGGAGAAAGCAAAAAACGAAGGTTTTACGAAAAGCAGTTATGCTTTATCCAGATGCACATCCATTTGCGGGAAAGGAATACTCAACCCGAATTGATCCGCATTTTTATAGAATTTTTCATTCATATCGAAATATACGCCCCAATAGTCTGCTGCCTTTACCCAGGCACGAACTGTTAAGTTTACCGAACTGTCGGCCAGCTCTCCTAAAGCAACAAAAGGTTCCGGATCGGTTAGAATGCGTTTGTCTTCTTTCATCATGTCGAGCAACATGGCTTTGGCTTTGTCGTAATCATCGCCGTAAGCAATACCAAAGGTCCAATCTACCCGGCGGTTGGGCTGGGTGCTGAAATTGGTGAGTGATCCGTTGGATAATGGTCCGTTGGGAATGAAAATGGTTTTATTAT
The sequence above is drawn from the Candidatus Sulfidibacterium hydrothermale genome and encodes:
- a CDS encoding TolB-like translocation protein — translated: MLKPGKIDNLQQFSRKVLMTLLLSSLFFPLQAQFYNGSNMTFGKNRVQYKQFLWTYYKFPDFDIYFYRNGRPLANFVSEYAADEIPKMESKTGIDLNRKVRFIVFNTLNDMKQTNIGLVHDGEGTEEGGLNTVLQYKILLYFNGDHTNFENQIKKGIAGILYNQMAIASQGAVSQMLTISSKVDVPEWFEKGYVAYLSESWNTKYDNLLRDGILSGFYKQIDELEKADAECAGFSFWRFIAAKYGKTTVNNIIRMTTIAGGLNKGFRNVLGVKYKVVRKEWFDYYKKQYQAFENKASLPSGNLPVKRKSMDRLLQPVPNPTGTKLAYIRNLSGKYRITLYDYRSRKSRTIFKKGQVIETPVDWHYPLLAWHPSGQILTFVIEVKGLPWLYFYDIRKKRITKLLLTDVQKVLSLSYSEDGRLLVMSAIQNGSSDIFVFNVAARSFEKITNDKADDQHPVFINHDRQILFSSDRIHDTLDIKLKEGEPFFSHQYDLFLYDYQHHNPVLKRLTHTPFFNETQPEAYGVKSFRYLSNANGIANAWLGVVDSTVSAVDTAVHYRYFIHTKPVTDYSRSVIEQHVCTQSGQYTELILEDHQWKIFLKKIYGFSETPATHPENTVFMAAWLKEQRNRAPFGMASVKTTTAVSSSKKAPVWHRKHFQMLYLDKNGKEITAAKLSQKKGNRYGSIYGAFSQTGYRDAYGHFIFPKKRNYYTEYSINGMVTQFNYNYLATFYQPYTENTPYDNTSINLGYKLGISDLMEDHRIIGGFRLNSDFIDNEYMFSYANYKKRLNREILFHRNTTSQSDGYHLEKIHSHELYYILSWPFNENLSLRGMAHFRSDMHVLNATDPTSLNAPTTFDNWVGFTTSLVYDGTKRLGLNLYSGSRWKIFAEYNQLLSKGNHNLYVIGFDYRYYYRIYRKFILATRLAGSTGGGTDPLIYFMGGVDNWLNPTYNNTTPVDPNKDWAYRALAVNMRGFPQNIRNGNSFLLLNTELRMPVFQMFSETPLSSKLLRNFQIITFADVGTAWTGPSPYSEGNALFINTVNSGPIHAVVQTQRDPIVEGFGFGFRINLFGYFLRTDVAWGVEDGVVTKKPQWYWSLNLDF